A window of Triplophysa dalaica isolate WHDGS20190420 chromosome 12, ASM1584641v1, whole genome shotgun sequence genomic DNA:
GAATGACATAAAGTGTCTCAGCACATAAACAGTACCACGATCTAAAATTAAGGCCGTAAACACTGCCTCTCAAATGTCCTTGAGAGTCCTTTGAGAGTTTAACCAGAAGTAAGAGAGACTctatgcaagtgtgtgtgtgtgtgtgcactgagGTGTGAATGATAAATGCTAAAAATAGAACAGGAGGTGAACCTCCCATCCGCACCTGCAGTCGCTCAGTGCTCTTCGTTGACCTCTCAAATTGTGCGTCTCTTTCTGCATTTGTGGGAAAGAAAGCGAAGCACGCATGGGCACGTCTAAGTACATTGTAATTTGATTAGTAAGCAACCCCGCAGGTTTGAGATCTGTCTCTGTTTTGAAGCAACACACTCCACTTCACTTTCTCGACTCACATTGTGCCAGCAGTTCCACCATGTGTAGGCATCCAACATCCTTCGTTTATCTCATGAATCTCATCTTTGGTTCATGTAGCATATGCTGCGGTGCTGGGTGTGAGTGACTACAGCTTTAATGTAGGAGGTGGAGAGGTTTTGACCCTCTGTGTCTCCACCATCGATCAGATGCTGGGCCATAAGTCACTCCACAACAGGCTTTGTCTGTTTTTACTGCTCCCTCAAGGCCAAGTCCGTATTTAGTCCAAATCACTGCCAAATTTTCTCCTCCTTTATTAAAGAGTGGGTGAAAAGCAGGACATTTAGCGCAGCAGAGCCAGGACAGAGATGCTGACAGTAATTACGGTTAATGCCTGGGCAGAATGGATGAGGTGAGAGAGGAAATGAATATTGATCCACAGTATATTTTGGCTGGGTGGGTGTCTCAACCAAGGATGTCTATAATACATGAAGAAAGCTATCTGTTAGCATTCTTGCATCTCAGTGACTGTTCCCCGGCTACTGCAAGACCCTGTATGTGATTTGGAATCTGCCATTTTAGCAGATGGGAGCCAGGACTTCTTAAGATAATAACTGGAGAAGTTACTAAATGGCAAGTAACTAAAGGACCTGAAAAACAATTGCGCAAATGCGATGGAGAATATaagatttggataaaagctaaatcaataaatgtaaaaaaaggaaGTCTTCAAAAGCAACAGAATGCCATATATTccataaaaagttttttaatcaAGGAATCAGAATAGATTAATTTCTCTATTGATGTAGCACATGAACTCAAAGAATTATAAATTGCACAATTTTTCTCCCGGACATAATACAGGTCAGTGGTTCTGACTCTGTGGCACTAAATGGGTGAAAATCTCATTCTCTTTAAACTATGCTTCTTATGTGTGTGAAATTGTGCATTGATGTCAGAAGGTTGATTTTACAAGATGTGCATTCAATaatacaagatcagcagattctgtagccatctttaagaatcatctcttccatcaacacctCACCGATTAGtactgacttctatttcttttttactcTTTCCATCCTTAAGAAAAGAAATCTATAGCGTTGTATACTGTGGTGGGTTATATGAGACCCGTTTTTAcagcacttatgctttttgttgtccatATGTCGTTCcaataattgtattgtttaCCTCGTTTGTAAgtcgctatggataaaagcgtgtgctaaatgacaaaatgtaaatgtgtaatgaTAATACAACCACAAAGTCTTTCAGATTAACTTCAGACCCTGATTTCAAAACCTGTCTcaaacataatacattttaattgtgaATGCAGACAGTACAATGTGGTttgaacacatttctcaaaaactTGACAGTctcaagtgatagttcacccaaatatgaacattctgccatcattaactcaccctcttgtcttttcaaacctgtatgactttctttcttcaaaatCAGATATTTTAGCGCTATTTATTGACTTGACTATTTAGTCTGGTGTCAATACATCTGAATGGCTACTACCgttgtttgtttggttaccaacactcttcaaaatatacgtttttgtgtgtgttctatgaaagaaagaagacatacaagtttgaaatgacgagaggtcgagaatttttgggggggtgaacgATCCCTTCTGTCAATTTCCCGATCTATCTATTTGCTGTAGTTATTCTATACagacacaaaattaaaatactcTAATCAAGGAGGACTTCACAGTTGAAATATATACAGTGGGTTTACATAAAACCTCTGATAGATGGCTAAAGGTTTGGACAGGTACAGGATTCAAAGAGCTAAAGTAAAGAGTATAGAAAAAGGAATTTAcaacataaaattgcagattAATACAGTAATTGTTAACTGTTGAGGTGTTCGTTTTCTGTACTGGCCATCTGTTTTCTATGCTGAAATTGACTTTACTCATAAATgacttataataaataaagaacataaaaaaatcaatatttaatttccatgtatttatgtatttattaaccAGCTGTGTCATATGCTGGATAAGACACAGTCAGCATgtcattattgcaaaataaacctgATAGGGTGTGAAGTTATCTTGTATCACCCTAAAGGGGTTTGCATTGTTATGATATCAAGATGACTGTACATTAAACCTTATATAATCGCTCACACACTGTACGCATGtctgttatttataaaaactgcTTTGGTCTTTACGTTGAGCTCATTGAGAGATTTTCGTCAGTTCAAAAGAAGAACAGAGGCTTGAGGTCCTGATGGATGAGGGATAGTGAGCTTGGGCCCTACTCTGACCCCATAATAACTCCTTTCACATCTTAGGGACCCTTTCACAGGGGTcacttgttttttaaaactCATTAGCTTGTAGTCAGAGTAAATTAACTGAATTAGTCTTCGGAGGTCTGACACATAGACAGGAGAACCTAAGCCTATTTCACCCAGCCCacagtttctgtgtgtgtgtgtgtgtgtgtgtgtgtgtgtgttcttcttAAAAAGATAgctcacccacaaatgaaaatgatatcCTTTTACTCACCatttagtcatttcaaaccagtatgactttcctttttctgcagaatacaaaagaagatattttgaagaatgttggtaaccgaacaacgacggtatccattgacttgcattggttttgtgtccatacaatagtcAATTTGTACCGTTGTTCAAttaacagcattcttcaaaatttcttcttttgtgttctgtggaagaaggaaagtcatacaggcttaaaatgacaagagggtacggacatgatttatttacagttttgggtgaactatcacttgaaCAAGCTCAGTGTGGTTAAGTTTTGTGAATGTCTTTAACAAGGATATAGTAACCGTTAAAACCATTAGTAATATTTTGTCATGCAGGTATTGTAAAATGTGCTTTATGTAGTAACTACCACATTATCACTCTTTTTTCtaagtaaatgtattatttattgacCAAATCAACTTGTCTTATTTAAAAGGTTTCCAGCTTTTTAAGGTTTCATAATTTGTGGAATACCATGGAAAACATTATGCCAGATTCATGCTTTTCTGTGTCCCCCACACCTCAAGTCACTCATCATCGCAGGTTTATGACCATCAAGCAACTATGAAACCTATGAGGTAGGTAATGAGgagtgataaaaattaaatgccATCTTCGTAAACAGGCTAGTCATAAGGGACTCTAAAAATCACAGTAATCTCTTCAGTCACCGTTTATTTGAAGATTGCGGCTCATTGCAATAATTATGAGCATTATCAATCGGgcttataaacacaaaaccataaACGCAGCTCAGCATTTCTGCGCACAATgagaaacaacccagcatattTCACATTAACGCGCCTGTGCGCAGAAGAACTTAGAGGGCGCCTGGCAAAAATACGGACATAATGTATCCGGTTAATGTATCTCTTTCGCAAATGAAATGTTACGACATTAATGCCATAAACAGAGCGATTGTATAGATTCGTGGTCCGAGGCAGCTTAGCGCGCACTATTCTGttacacccccccccccccccaacaTCTCTCCATACAGCAGAGATCTGATTCACCACATCATTTTCTTCCTCGCATTATCACTTACACCCGCCCAATAAAACCTGCATAATGGACAATTAAACATGATCGCGAATAACAGCCGCACGAAAGCAATGGGCAAATAACTTACTTTTCACAATGGCGAGGATGCAGAAGAGCGCCCACAGAGCCATCATCTCAACGGGGATAGGGACGCATCTGCCGCGCGTAAACCGCTCTCCCTTTTGCGCGCGTGTGGTCTTGCGTTTCAGTGCGTGACTTCGTCGAGGTGGACACGCGACTGTGGTGGTTACGGgatttttcttctctcttctcgACGTTAGTCGGTACCTGCCATTGTCGCGTCAGCGGTTGCGCGTTGCTGGACCCGTGCTTTTCCCCTGTGAGGGAGTGGGCATGGCTTCACGACGAGCCAGGTGGATGAAAGACTGAAAAGAGCTGCGACGAGATCACAGCGAGAGTGAAGAGGGAGTGCGGGGGAGGGATGGAGGGATAGAGGCATACCTCAGATTTCCCATGCCTACATCCGGTtacatagatttttttcataGGACACTTGGCATTTTCACAAGGTCATTTGTCAAACCTGAACACCTGCAGTGTGGCAGTACATTCAATCGTCTTTAAAAACGTGACTGCATTACATTGTTCATCTTCAATTACAAAATCGTTatgatttcttttgttttaatttcaggGTGAAAATATTATTATGCCAAATATTGTACATACAATTTCGCTCTTATCCAAACAGCTGTATTAAATCACCCATATTCCAGCTGAGGAAGGTAAAGCTTTTAATCGGAATGTAGCCCCCTGCTTCTTTTCACTCCAGGGGAGCGGGTAGTCAGGTGAGAAGTTTAGAGGAGATAGGTATCGTTTTTTCACCAGTCAGCATTGCTTACATCACTGTATGACTGACTATCTCATATCAAAACTGCATTTGTCTGCTTGTCAGTCACTCACAGACCTTCAACCAGTGGCTCTGCAGTCGCTCTGTGTCAAAACTCAGTGCTCAGCGTTCCAGAAATAACCATCGCTTCCGGGAAGATGATGGGGTCTTCCAAGCTCTCCATGTCTTCTTAGACTCTGGCTCTGTCTAGCACTCAAACTGTTtacagctctctctctttccttccaTTAAACATACGCTTACACCCTTTGGCTGAAATATCTATTTATGCATGTTCTCTTAGGGGCTTCCTATAGATGACCTCTGCTTTCCATTCTTAATGTCACTAGAGATTGGTGGGAGGATGCAGAAAAGGAGTGGAGAAAATAGAGTGGTGGATTCatagagaaaaaagagagagcaaGGAGGTGGACATAATGCAGGAAAGCAAAAGCTTGGTCACTGGTGACTCATTGGTTGACTGTTACGTAGGTGTTCATGTCCTATTCACACGCTAGTGTGCAGCTATGCTTATTCTCAAATATGAGTCAAAGAGAGATGAAGATACGTCATCAGAATAATATAGTACATTTTCTGACTTGCATGTGGAACAGACCTGAAGAGCAGAAGCAGTGAAAACAGATGAGAGCATTGTAAATAGAGATATGATGGAAAGAAAATGTGAACATATGTGGCAGTTCTCTAAAAGTTTAAACATTTAGATGATTCAGAGTTGGTTAGTTAGAAGATGACATCATTGATGTCTCAAACGGAACTTGATTGCTCCTTCTTTCATAACCTTCATCTTCTTCCTGCTTTTATTTTAGCTGTTCTTCTAAACTTCTGCTCCCTCTTCTACTTGTCTTCCCCTATAGTTTTTCTTATACAGCCTTCCTCTCCTTCCCTCTGTTGTTATCTGTCTTTTCCTGTGATGTCATATTCTATGTGGACCtgtgtgctctctctctctctctctctctctctctctctctctctctctctcttctctttaaGTCTCTGCAGAGCTGTGCTGTCAGGGAAACTTCAGTGTTCCAAGTGCGTGGAGTCtctttttgaattatttaaagaCTGGGACCCCCCCGAGTGCTTATTCCCCTCCTTGCACACTCCTTCCTCTCTGACTCCCACCATTTGTTGGCGGTATTTCCTTCCGCTCTTTACAACCTGCGTGATTTTTCACACAATGACTGACTTCAACTGTCATGAAGAATTCTATTTTGTTATCGATTTGACCgaccaaaaaaatacacattttattttgtggaaaGAGGTTTGAATCCTTCAGGAATGGATTTGATTGTTGGAAGTGAATATCGCACCAACACATTCATGAGGAGGGAAAGTTTCCTTTTTTACTAAAGTTTATGAGGGCACACGAGTTTAAAAAAGTACCACCTGCATggataaatgatttataatacaCTCTATAATATGAAATAAGAATGGTCCGTTTTGATTTCATAGTGTAATTTTCTTCTCTGCAAGAAATAACATGTCAGTCACTTGCCTATGAGTGTTTAAgagattaaaatataaaaaaaatcgtaAATCGTTTTTTCAGTTGAATCTGATGACGCTAGAGGTGCAGAAATGTCTCACGTTAGCTTTAAAAATAGCACATTTATGTGCTTAAGGTCAAAGGATGAAGTTATTTATTTAGTCTGACAAACTACGGTGACATCATAGTCACTATATAAAGTGAATAGAGTAACAGGAAAAATGAAGACATGCACAGGCAGGTGCATTACTCtccagacatttaaacaaactgtcATTGGTTTGATCTGCAGCACGTACTGATAAGAAATGTTGAAATTTAATGCACTGCAGATCGcccaaatacacacacacacacacacacacacacacacatacatttaggCGCACATATAGAGTCTGAGATGGAGACAGTGTGAGAGGGTGTGAATAACAGGCCTACCTTAGATGAATTGATTTCAATGGCTTTGGTTCATTCCTCACGGTCAGGTTGTGGCTTTGGCACATACATCTCTTATATGTTACTTGTTTCAGGCACTATTTGTCTGTGGGTATGTGTGACTATAGGCAAACAAAGTTGGTCGACATTATTTAACATCATCCGCTTTATTTCAGGCTTTGCACAGTCTTACATTGTACAAAGGCACATTCTTCTTTGAACATATggcatttctttcattttctctcttttagaTTGTAACATGTCTTCCTACAAACAGactttgcaataaaaaaaccttcaaaatgaaaatggaatctattccttttaaaaatgacactttaatTCAAAGGTAAGCTTCCCATCACCAGACAGTGATTTCTCAACGTGATTTATCAGTCAGTATCACATACGTTTGCCATGAATCAATAATATGCCTTTCTGGTCAATCAAGTCATTGACTAGTTCAACTTTTTATTATTCCCAAACTAAAACCAATCAATAGAAAGTTTATCACAGTAACGCAGGGACATTAGCCAATCAACAGTAATGGCTCATTTACCTGATGAACAAGGCAGCTTCAATTTGCTGTATTGATCCAAACTAACGATCTTACCTCAGCTATCCAAGAAGCGCCAGTGTTTCCTAGAAGAATTTCTCTCTGGGATCACAGTATGAGAATTAAACTACAATTCGAAGCTAATTCTACAGGCCGAACTAAGAACACAGGAGCTGTGCAGGAAAGATTCTGCCCACAAATGCGCAGTCCTTGTTGCAGGCACACACAACGTCACTTGACAAGAATGGCATCAGATGCTGCAATTTGGCACTACTGCCAGAAGAGGGAGACAAGGAGCAATTCACTTTTTAGGTACATACAGCTGCGTAATAAATAAAAGACCACTCCAAAAGTATATTTTCTGCGTGTTTAAGTGTAATGAGTAATGCGAGATGATCTGTGAACATCACGTGACATTCTCCTGCGAGAGCCTGGGGACTTGACTGATCATACCAGCTCCAGCTTGGTCAACAATCAATCAAGAGGGAAGATGGACCgcttgttattttaattactaATACTAActttttggtttggtttgttcctgtaaagctgctttaaaacaatacataataacaataataataacaagaTGCAATATGATGTAATGGCCTAAGCCtgatttttttacaacttttatgCGTCTTTACATTAATTCTGTCTTTCATattgctttttttgtcattcctgaggtttgtttcttttgaaattcaacagacagtGGACTGGAATGACCCAAATACATGCAGAACTgccaattaaataaaaacttgagtggtcttttaattttttccgtggctgtaCAATAAGAGCCTTTTTAGCCCTGATGAAGGCCTGTTTGCCGAAACACTTCGGCAAAATAAAATAGTATCCTTATAACTCCATTTATCCAGACCCCTCAACATCACAAGTTTTGTTTAAAGAGCTTGTTTAAAGCTACACTCCTTGCACGTTTGTAAGGGAAAagtaaagattaaaataaaataaaataaaaaacagatacaGAGAGGGTAAATTATGTTGTAATGTTTAAACAACAGTTGGGTATTCATGATATATATTTCCTCCCTTTGTCTTTTTGGTGGCATATTGCAAAATCTTTGGCTTCGGTGGGGTTCGAAAACGTAATTAAGGAAGATCCCACTCATTCCCATATGCATACATACACTAAGAAAAACAGTGTCACGCTGTGGCTTGTTGGTGTGATTTGCTAGCGCCAGAGAACCGCAAACACCGCGTGTGAGGGTTCAGTGTGTGCGTGGTACAGGGTGCTGTAGGGTCATGTGTTCTGCCCCGGTGAAGGGTAAACGCTGGGTGCAGTAGTGGTGCACAACTTCTGGAATGCTCGGAAACACGCAACTGCTCTTTTCCAGCGTGTAACCACACTCTTTAGTCTGCGCTACGATGATGTGGACACATCCTTGACTCGTCCTGGAGACACACAGTGAAAGGAAGATACAGTCAACCCTTAGAATGATCTAATTTCTTCTACATCAAATTTTGAAAGTTTGAAATCAAACACACAGAGGCCACATATACAAGAAGACACGCTTACTTGAGGGCGATGGAGTATTTGCTGGTAGCCGATTCGCTGTCTCGCACCAGGAAGCTGGCCTCCTTACAGTGCTGCAGCCGAGCTTCTGCTTCCTGTCGACTCACGCTTCCATGGTACCAGCTACAGAGAAAAGAGACATTGAAATGATTGTCATATAAACAGTACAAAATAGATTAGAAAGAGAATAGTGGAAAGAAGATTAGATAAGGAAGGGAATAAGATGGATGGACAAACGGAAATTAAATTGGACAGAATGTGCCTAGTAATACTGCACTGTACTGTACATCTGAGGTTATATCATCTTTCTACCTAAATGATGCAATATGGTTAAATAGGCAGATCTATTAAAGAAAAAGGACTACTAATAGACAATTCAGTTCCATGAAAGTTTCAGACAATCTGTATATAATCTGCAAATAAGCATATAGACGGTAACATATAATAAGATAAACACATATCTAatagtataaacacacacacctttgtTTCTCCAGGGGCACGGTGGGATCAACCATTGGTGTCTCGCTGTCTGGGGTGGTACTTGGAGATGATAAAGATGTTGGGGAGGGGGGATTCGGTCGAAGAGATTTGGGGGTCCAGCTCTTGTGTCTGAGGGTCTGCTGCTTTAAACCAGAAGAACCAAAATCTTCCTTAGACATACGGTCCATTCCATCAAACTGAGCTGTACACAGATAAAAACACGacaataacaatacattttattatgggATTACAATGTGGTCACAAGCTGGAAAGTCTATTTACCTTTACATAGCctatataaacatgttttaaagggatagttcaccaaaaaaagaaacccaccctttactcaccctcagattgttccaaacctgtataaattgatgagatcaaacagatctcatcaccCTTTTACTGCcgtagtagggaaaataaatagtaTAGGAGTCAATGAGACATGAGATTTGTTTGGATActgacattcatccaaatatcttcctttgtgtttaacagaacaccTTGTCCTATTTAGTGGTTTGGaccaatctgagggtgagtaaatgatgacagaaatttcatttttgggtgaactatccctttaatattttgcTTAATATTTGACAAGAAACATatagaattgttttattattaaaaagtagtttttacttttaacaattttgttgtttttcaagtGTTAAAACAGGCACCCTGTGGCCCAGGACTGGTTGCCCACAGGAGCTAAGCAGGGTAAAGCCTAGTCATTACCAGGATAGTGAGGCCAGCAGGGGGTGCTCACCCTGTAGTCTGTGTGGGTCATAATGCCACAGTATGGTGATGGGgacaatatactgtaaaaaagcaCCGTCCTTCGTATGAGACATTAAACTTAGGTTGTGTctctctgtggtcattaaaaGTGTCCTTCGAAtaagagtaggggtgtaacccCGGCATCCTGGCCAAATTCGCCCATTCGCCTCTATGCATCATCATGGCCTCCTTATCTTCCCCATATGTGCTAATTGGCTTCCTAAATCtttctcctctccaccaataagctgCTGTGTGGTGGGCATTCTGGtgcaatatggctgccgtcgcatcattCATTTGGATGGATTGCtagtggttgaggagattccccccttccatgtaaagcgctttgagtaCCCAGGAGTGCTATATGAATgtatcaaattattattattaataaatgtccAAATATGCAATAATTTGGAATTGTCACTTTTGAAAGAATAATGTACATGCAGCCCCGGGACTGTTGTCTGTGGCTAATTCAAAATCACTGACATTCCATTGTTCCTGTCAAATTTACATATCGACAGTTATCAAAGAAAAAGATTGTATCAATATGAGGCAGAAATTACCTGACAATGCTCTAGCAATCTGCTCTTTCTTCCACTCCCATGGCAGTTCATACTCTGCAGGTGGTCTAGAATCAGACTCAGGTCGGGTCAAGGGAATTCCTTCCAGAACCTCTTCATATGGGACATCATAGATCTGCGGGGGTCCAGACCCCTCTCCCCcgtttaacacaacacacactttcagCAGGTCTTTTGATCCACGTCTGCGAATCTCTGTGAAGGGACAGAATTTACAAATGATCTTATTTCATCATGACCCATTTACCTGTAAAATAGAAACTGTTTCAAGGAGAATAACAAAATTAGAAAAGTGGTCAGAATGTTGCTTTGGAATGAGAATcgtttaaaaatcttttaagaCTCACATTTGCTACAACATaacatcatattttatatatctaCAGGAAATATATATCTATAGAAGTTTTCAGcagctctctcgctctctaaataataaaaaaatataaaccaaTTTTACATGTTCACTTAATCAGaactataagaaataaaaacagagctAATTCCCAACACTTGTCATTTCCTCTGCACTAAGTGTTACAAATGATATTAAACTTTTAGTCATTGTTTCTCTTCACATGTTATCGAAGTATTTAAATCTAGGATTAGATTatctattatttataaaaattatgttaCGTAtttgactcctgagataggcgcaggctccccgtgacccgaggtagttcggataagcggtagaaaatggaatgggaATGGAATGTTAAGTATacattcagctttcaaattctCATTATTACTATATGCTGTAACTTATCTCGAacataattaataaaacatttataaaaattatatacaaatatttttatataattttaatataaatagagCTTTTAATCCTTGTTTGAAAGTAAAAAgaattttgatatttatttcaatttaaaatatacatatggaaaatatacacatatagCAGGACATTGAGAAAATTGTTAAGTATTCAGTATATTATGACggtctttttaaaaatgtacacatatatAAAATCTATCTTGTAtgtgctttcctgtggctcagtggttagagcatggtcccaggggattgcacatagttagaaacaaatgaatagtacaatgcaatgtaagtcgctttgaataaaagcgtctccaAAATGCATagttgtaaatgtaatgtgcactgcattttcagataaaaaaatgcaacagtgaaaatatgaaattattaggTAATGTCTTAGCCCGTCATCCTACACTTTTTAGTAATGGAGCACCAGCagacagaattttaatgttGGAGCTCCATCCTTCTCCCTTCACTCACTGTTTCTTTGCTGTCACTTTGTGTCTGGCCTATTGTGTGAGAAAACAATGGTCATACCAGGGGAAAGCCAGAGCGAGTCTGTGATTGGCTGGTTAACTAAGCAACTTCCTGAGTTCTGGGAAGTGATTGGGGGGAGAGAGGAGCGTTGTGGAGCCTTTCTCACATAGCCAGGCATAGGGGGACGGTAGGGTCAACTTCCTGTCCATAGAATGGGGCAAAGGAAACAcagacaggaaacaggaagCAGAAAGAGGAAACTGCACCCATTGTCCCAGCACAACACTGTCACCGTGGAAACCACCAAAGAGTGAAAGAGAGGGAGCTGTGATTTTTCATACGTGTCACTTGCCTGAAAATCTGCtggtgtgttttctgttctgttttggaAAAACCATTACACCAAATGAAGGTGgaaataaatgcacataaagaaataaaaaaaagaagacgTGAAAAAGGAGAGACAGAAGAAAATTTTGTGACGTGCCTGTAATAATGAGCTGGGCATCATAAGGTTCCATATATCCATCattctctccttctctttcaGCTTCCCTCTGTTCTCTTGTTTTCTCGGCATCAAATGGGTCTGCATAGTCTTCTAAGATAATCATCTATTTGGAGTaagagaagaaaaacaacagataTATCAATGATTTGTGCAAAAAACCAAACTGATTCAATGATGGAGCTTCTGCAAGGATCTGATTTACTGTATAAGAAGTGCTGAAATATAAAAAGGTATTTTGGGGTCAAATCCTAGAGTAAAATTACATCTTTTTTGGTAGAATGTTGAACAATTCTTTGTTCCACCTTGTAGTTCAGGAATCAGTATTCATTTACAAGTTGAAGAGCTTATGCCTATTATCAGTCCCATGCTCTTTCTCCCATTCTCCCTCTGGACGTCTTTTTGTGTGACTTCTGTGCTATTATGTTCAAAGTGTACC
This region includes:
- the she gene encoding SH2 domain-containing adapter protein E translates to MAKWFKDFPTSLKTGSDRIRSASESGTQSRPKPVLTPAAGSKGSLRKNSGSDNGGGGVGSLLHGRNRKNSAIELGRNHPSTGSIKDGKIWEILIPGKSKKNTKMEGFEDHRTLRTTSLADAYMSRMIKVNDPKSSTGGSSPDSERAKSTIKAETMIILEDYADPFDAEKTREQREAEREGENDGYMEPYDAQLIITEIRRRGSKDLLKVCVVLNGGEGSGPPQIYDVPYEEVLEGIPLTRPESDSRPPAEYELPWEWKKEQIARALSAQFDGMDRMSKEDFGSSGLKQQTLRHKSWTPKSLRPNPPSPTSLSSPSTTPDSETPMVDPTVPLEKQSWYHGSVSRQEAEARLQHCKEASFLVRDSESATSKYSIALKTSQGCVHIIVAQTKECGYTLEKSSCVFPSIPEVVHHYCTQRLPFTGAEHMTLQHPVPRTH